One window of the Triticum dicoccoides isolate Atlit2015 ecotype Zavitan chromosome 3B, WEW_v2.0, whole genome shotgun sequence genome contains the following:
- the LOC119279438 gene encoding agamous-like MADS-box protein AGL80, with product MARKKVTLQYIPNVSTRRGTFKKRRRGLMKKASELAILCDVRACVLVYGEGETTPEVFPSHDGAVKILNIFKKMPELEQCKKMMNQEGFLRQRIDKLRDQVHKFGHEFREQEIRTLLLKAMCGNLPDLVSLNIEELTSVGWKVEMLLNGIGDRITKLHGQPPAPHMIDSMDMGSPAINQAPPTQEGWLDMVRSGGDLSALVCSGYFGSHEATSTSSSVGYSDGDMMQPFDLGFGWQWGTDLGASSSLFLPM from the coding sequence ATGGCTCGCAAGAAGGTAACCCTCCAGTACATCCCCAATGTCTCGACCCGACGTGGTACCTTCAAGAAGCGTCGTAGGGGCCTTATGAAGAAGGCCAGCGAGCTAGCCATCCTGTGTGACGTCAGGGCCTGCGTGCTGGTGTATGGCGAAGGCGAGACGACACCGGAGGTGTTCCCATCCCATGATGGGGCCGTGAAAATCTTGAACATCTTCAAGAAAATGCCAGAGCTGGAGCAGTGCAAGAAGATGATGAACCAGGAGGGCTTTCTCCGTCAGCGCATCGACAAGCTCCGGGACCAGGTACACAAGTTCGGTCATGAGTTTCGGGAGCAGGAGATCAGAACCCTCCTGCTCAAGGCCATGTGCGGCAACCTCCCCGACCTCGTCAGCCTCAACATTGAGGAGCTCACCAGCGTTGGCTGGAAGGTGGAAATGCTCCTCAACGGCATCGGCGATCGCATCACGAAACTCCACGGACAGCCTCCGGCTCCACACATGATCGACAGCATGGACATGGGGTCTCCGGCGATAAATCAGGCGCCGCCTACGCAGGAGGGCTGGCTTGACATGGTGAGGTCTGGAGGGGACCTCAGTGCTCTTGTCTGTAGTGGCTACTTTGGTAGCCATGAGGCTACAAGCACCAGCTCCAGCGTCGGCTACTCCGACGGTGATATGATGCAACCCTTTGATCTGGGGTTCGGTTGGCAGTGGGGCACCGATCTTGGAGCGTCTTCGAGTCTGTTCCTTCCCATGTAG